GATCGCCGTCGAACTCGACGTCGGAATGCTGCCAGAAATCGTCCAGGTAGGCCCGCTGCTTGGCGGCCAGCTCGTCCCAGCCGATCAGCTTGCCGACGGCCAGTGCGGCTTCGACCTGGTCCCGCAATGCCGGCCCCGAGCGGCGGTGGGACCAGCCGTAGGCGAGATACTTGACCATCGTCAGCTTCGAGCCTTTGGGTAGCTGTGCGGTCACGGTGTAGCGGGCGAGGTCCTTATCGGCCTCGATCGTGGTCTGAGCGCCTTGGGGGACCTCGAGGACGTGATCCATCCCGACCGCCATGCGCAGCTTGCTGCGACGGGTGCGATGGACGAGTACGGCTTGATGATCGCGTGCACCGGAGGCCTCGGCCTTGAGCGGCCGGTCCAGCACGGCCGCGTCGCGCGGGTCCGAGGAGGGCGCGGCGTTCTGCTCGTTGGCGAGCAGGTCCGAGTAGAGCGCCACGTAGACGTTGTCGTCCAGCGCCTCGACCTCATAGTGGATCGCGGCGAGCGAACGGTGCGCGAAGGAGACCAGGCGCCGGGAGGTGACGCGTACCGACTGTCCGTTCGGGGAGGTCCACTCGGTGGAGCGGTCCAGGGTCCCGCTGCGCAGGTCGAGGGTGCGCTCATGGGAACGGGTGGTGCCGTAGCGCAGATCGAACGGGGAGTCGCCGACGAACAACCGGATGAGCTTGCCGTCGGTGACGTTGACGACCGTCTCACCGGACTCGGGGAAGCCGTAGCCGGACTCGGCGTGGGGAAGCGGGCGCTCCTCGTAGAAGCCGTTGATGTAGGTGCCGGGGACGGCGCGTGGCTCGCCTTCCTCGAGGCTGCCGCGCATCCCGAAATGGCCGTTGGACAGGGTAAAGAGCGTTTCACTCGCCGCGACCTCGTCCGGCATCAAGCCACTGCGGGTCAGCCGCCAGGGGTGGATGGCGTAGCCGCGGCGCGACCCCGCGTAGGTGGTGGAGTCGCCGCTCTCGGCGGCGTCGTGCTGGCCGTGTCCGTTGGTCATCGGGTCTCCTCGACGGTCGACGCAGCGGGTGCGGTGGGCGGCTGCTCGAGTGAGGACCGGTCGGGCATCAGCTCGGCCAGGTCGGCCACGACGATGTCGGCCCCGGCCTCGGCGAGGGCGTCGGCATGCCCGAGGCGGTCCACTCCGATGACGTACCCGAACTCGCCGGCGCGGCCGGCCTGGACGCCGGCGATCGCATCCTCGATCACCACGGCGGCGCCGGGGGAGACGTCGAGCGCCTCGGCGCCGGCGAGGAAGGTGTCGGGGGCGGGCTTGCCGGGTAGCGAGCGCTCGGCCGCGACCACGCCGTCGATCCGGTGATCGAACAGGTCGATCAGTCCGGCAGCGGTCAGCACCGCCACGGCGTTGGCGGACGCGGTGACCACGGCAGCCGGGATCCCGGCGGCCCGGACGGCCTCGAGATAGGCCACCGAGCCGGGGAAGGTCTCCACGCCGCGCTCCTCGAGGATGCGGCGCACGTCGGCGTCCTTGCGGTTGCCGATCCCGCAGACGGTCCCGGCCTCGGGCGGGTCCTGCGGGGTGCCCTCCCCGGGGTGGATGTCGCGGGAGGCGAGGAAGGTGCGGACGCCGTCGTAGCGCCGGCGCCCGTCCACGTAGGCGGCGTAGTCGGCCTCGGTGAACTCGGGCAGCCCGCGCTCGGAGAGGATCGCGTCGAAGGTGGTCTTCCACGCGGCGAAGTGCAGGGTGGCGGTCCGGGTGAGGACGCCGTCGAGGTCGAACAGGCACGCGCGCACGTGTGCGGGCAGGCCCAGGTCGGCAAGGGTCTGGGGGGAGGGGGAGGCCATGTCCCCCGACGCTAGTCCGAACAGGTGGGGGGCTGTCGAGCCGGTGGGTGGAGTTTCGCGGATCGTTGCGCTCCCGCAACATGGCGACCACGGAACGCTGGCGGTGGTCCCGCCCGGCCCAGGGGCCGAAAAATTGACCCCTTCGGCGGGTTGACCCGGAGTTTCGGGCCCCCTCGTGCTGGGCCGGGCGCGGGAGCGTCCCTCAGCCGCGCCGGATCACTTCGGGCGCCGCCGCAGCGCGGGCCGTGCCGGCGCGCGAGCCGGTTCGGTGACCCGCTCCGCCTTGGCCGACTCCTGAACCCCCCGGAACAGCGCGAAGGCCATCACGAAGACCAGGATGAAGATGGGCAGGCCCACCACGGTGATGACTTCCTGCAGCGCCGTCAGCCCGGCCTCACCGGCGACGACGATGAGCGAGGCGGCCAGCATGCCCTCGGCCACACCCCAGAAGACCCGCTGGCGGACCGGGCCCGAGCCGGCGTCGCCGGTGCAGAGCATGTCCACCACCAGTGAGGCCGAGTCGGAGGAGGTGGCGAAGAAGATGGCCACGATCACCACGGCCAGGCCCTGGACCAGCGTTGCGGCGGGGAAGTTGGCGAAGAACTCGAACATCGCCCCGGGGATGTTCTCCTCGCCCACCACCAGTTGCGAGAGGTCGCCGCCGCTGCCGCCGATCCCGTCGATGTCCATCGCGGACCAGCCGAAGATCGAGAACCACACCACGGTGAACAGGGTCGGCGCCACCAGCACCCCAACCACGAACTGCCGGATCGTGCGGCCCTTGGAGATGCGGGCCAGGAAGATCCCCATGAACGGCGCCCAGGTCACGGTCCAGGCCCAGTAGAAGACCGTCCAGCTGGCCTGCCAGCCCCACCCCTCGGGGTCGGTGTACTGGGCCATCGCGTCGTTCCAGAAGGACAGCGGGATGATCGAGGTGGCGTAGATGCCGACGGACTCGATGATCTGCCGCAGCAGGAAGACGGTGGACCCGGTCACCAGCACGAACACCATCAGCCCGACTGCGGCTCCGATGTTGATGTTCGACAGGCGCTTGATGCCGTTGTCCAGGCCCGCCACGATCGAGGTGACGGCGACCGCGGTCAGGACCGCGATGATGATCACCTTCACCAGCACCGAGTCCGGGGCTCCGATCAGCTCGGCGAGCCCGGCATTGATCTGCTGGGTTCCCAGGCCCACCGAGACCGCGACCCCGAACAACGTGCCGAGGATGGCGAAGATGTCGATCGTCTTGCCGATCGGGCCGTAGATCCGGTCCCGCAGGATCGGGTAGAACACCGAGCTCACCCGCATCGGGAGCTTGTACCGGTAGACGAAGAACGCGAACGCCAGCCCCGGCAGCGTGAAGATCGTCCAGGTGTGCAGTCCGAAGTGGAAGATCGAGAAGCCCATCGCGTCCTCGGCGGCCTCGGGCGAGTAGGGCACCACGTCCGCCCGCGGCGGCTCGGTGAAGTGCGAGATCGGCTCGGCGACGCCCCAGAACATCAGGATGGTGCCGATGCCGCCGGCGAAGAGCATCGCGAACCAGGAGAGGTTGCGGTACTCGGGCTTGTCGTCGTCACTGCCGAGGCGCATCCTCCCGAATCGGCTGACGGCGAGCCCGACGAGGAAGATCAGCCAGACCGAGACACCGAGGATGAAGAACCAGCCGAGGTTGGTGACCACCCACTCACGCCCGGCGGTGAAGACCCGCCCGGTCTGGTCGGGAAAGGCCAGCAGCAGCGCGAGGAAGAGCACCATGAGCCCGGCCGAGACGAAGAAGATCGTCGGGTTGGTGCGAAGGCCGAGAGCGCGCGCCCAGCGGTCGAGCGTTCCTGAAGATTCGCGGGTCTCCTCGGTCATGGTGCGCCTTCCGTTCGGCCGTTCGCAGCGGCGACGGCTCAGGCGGTGGAGTCGCTGCGCCCACGCACCCCGAGCCGATCGATCGCACCACTGTGGTCCACATCACCCGTCGAGGCAAGCGGCCACCCCGGGCGCGGCACGGGTCGATGTTCAGTTGCGTTCAGTTTCGTGCGCATCGTCTGCCGCGGTGCGAGAGTCGTCCCACCCCGCCCGATCCGGCAAGGAGCTTCCATGACATCGACGTCCATGCGCCCACGGGCGCGTTCCATGGCTGCGGTCCTGGTCGCCGCCCTGATCGCCGCCGCCGCCGTGATCGGCGCGCCCGCTGCGCACGCCGCCGGGACGCCCGCGCTCACCAACCCCACCTTCGCCGAGGTCGGGGCCAACGGGGTCCCAGCGGGCTGGGGGACCTGGGCACCGGCGGGCGCCGCCACGGTCACCGTGGACCAGAGCGCCGGCCCCGAGGGTGGCCCTGCGGTCGCGATCGCCTCGGACTCCGGCCCCGACGCCCGCCTCGCCCTCACCCAGCGGGTCGACGTCGGCCCCTCGCATGCCCGCGAGCTCACCCTGACCGGATGGGTCCGGGGCGAGGGCCTCACCGGCGGCTTCAGCATGCTGCGGATCCAGGCCTACGACGCGGCCGGCAAGGTCGTCGTTCCCGTCAGATCCGGGCCCTACCTGACAGGGACCTTCGACTGGCGCACCTACTCCACCGACATCGTGCTGCCCGAGAACGCGGCCCGGATCTCGGTCGAACCTATCCTCGACCGGGCCGGCGGCACCATCTGGTTCGCCGACCTCTCGATCACCGAGACCGTCGACGAGGGCGCCACCCTCACCGCCTCGCCGAACGAGCGCGGCCCGGTCGAGCTCTCCTGGGCATTCGAGGAGGTCGAGGCCGACCGCTATGCGGTCCACCGCACCGAGGGGACCACCCCGCCGACGGCGTCCCCCGAGACCCGCCTCAAGGTCGCCCTGGCACCGACCACCGCCGACGCCACGGCCGAGCCCGCGACCACCTACACCTACCTCGTGACCGCGCTCGATGCCGAGGGCGAGGTGCTCGCGACCAGCCCGCCCGCCACCACCACCACGGCCGGCACCTTCGCCGACCGGACCGTGCTGAGCCTGGTCACCGCCCTGGCGGGCGAGGACGGCACCCACGTCAGCTGGGCGGTGGCCGACGGTGACCCCACCACTGATCTGACCATCCAGGTCGGCTCGTCCAGCCCGACGGCGGTCTCCGGCTACGAGGGCAGCGCCCAGGTGGCTGCCGCGAGCCCGGGCACCGAGGTGGCACTGCGCTCGGGCGACACCGAGCTGGCGCGCGCCGAGGTGGGCGCCTCCCAGCACCCCCGCTCGCTCGTGGATGCCGACGTCGCCACCCGTATCCAGGCCGATCTCGCGGCCGGGGAGCCGACCGTCACCGGCGCGTGGGAGGCCCTCGCCGCCCGCCTCGACGGCACCGGATCCGCCTACCCGGGCTCGGCCACCGAGCTCTACCGGGCCCGGGACGCGGCCTTCGCCTACGCCGTGACCGGCGAGGAGTCCTACGCGCAGACCGCTTACGACGCCGTCATGGCCGGCGCCGACTGGATCGTGGCCCGGGACCTCAACATGGGCCTCGAGCTCGGACGCGGGGCGCTGAACCTCGCCCCCGCCTACGACCTCGCCCACGCCGGCTGGACCGAGGACCAGCGCGCCGACGTACGCGACCTCATGACCCGCACCACCGACCTGCTCTCGACCTATCACCACGACACCCTCGACGGTGCCGACCGCGCCTCCAACTGGGTGGCCGTGACCCACGGCACCGAGCTCGCGCTGCTGCTCGCCGCCCGTGGCGACGGTGACTTCGGTACCCATGACGAGCGCATCACCTACCTCATCAACCAGGTGGCGCGGCACCTGCAGGACGGCTACACCGAGACGGGCTGGACGCAGGAGGGCTGGGACTACTTCCACTACGCCCAGCTCTACCTCTTCCCCTCGCTGTTCATGGCCCAGGACTCCGGCGTGCACGCCCTGGACCCGGTGCTGGCCGAGGTCGACTTCTGGAACCTCGCCCTGCACACGGTCTCCTCGCGCACCGACGGCGACGTCTCCCAGTTCGGCGTCTCCGGTCCCGCGAACCAGGTCAGCGGCACCTTCCCGCTGCTGTTCCCGACCGCCCCCGAGGGCGTGCTGCCGGGCCTGAAGCACCTGTACGACCACGTGCAAGGGGTGGACGCGGCCGAGCCGCGATTCGACGACGTGCACAGCATGTTCGCCGTCCTGTACTACCCCTCGGAGGTGAGCAGCGACCCGGCCGAGATGAGTGGCGAGGCCGCGCAGCAGGCCCAGCAGGCCCTGCTCGACGACGAGGCGGGCTTCTACGCCTTCCGCTCCGACGTGGCCGGCGTCGAGGACGCGCTCCTTTCGATCTCCAACCGCAACACCCAGCACAAGGGCTGGGCCGCGGCGGAGACCTTCGCCCTCTCCTGGATGGGGCACGACACCACCTGGGCAACCCAGGGCGGCAAGAACCAGGACCCGCTGCTGTGGAGCAAACCGCTCGTCGACGGCGAGCTGGAGCCCTTCGAGAACCAGTACAACACCGTGCGCGGGGAGGGCGTGAGCCTGGCCTCCCGGGCCTTCGAGGAGCAGGGCGGCGGGTACGTCCACCTCGACGGCTCGGCCAACTTCGAGGTCGCCACCGCCGAGCGCGAGCAGGTCGTCGATCTCGCCCCCGGTGAGGAGGCCGACGCGATCGTGGCCATCCGCGACACCTTCGCCGACACCACCTCCCACCGCTGGGACTGGCAGCTGCGCCCGGACGAGTCCGTCACCATCGCCACCTTCCCCGACGGCGCCGCGCACGAACCGCTGTTCACCTTCACCGGTGCTGACGGCGCGACGTTGTCCGGGTTCGTGCCCGACCGGGACGGCCTGACGGTCGAGGTCATCGACCGGACCCTGCGGCTGAGCCGGACGGGCACCGATGCCGAGTTCGGGATCGTGCTCGCCACCTCCGCCGACGGCCCGCTCGAGGCCGAGCTCCTCGACGGCGACCTCATCCTCGACGGGCGCACCGTCGACCTGGACGACCTCGGCTCGGTCGAAGCCGGATTCCCGACGGAGGCCGACGACGCGACGCAAGCCCCCGCCGTCGGGACGCTCAGCTCGGACAACGGCTGGGACACCGGCCTGCGCGACGGCGACTACACGATCACCATGACCCTGTGGTGGGGCAGCAACGCCAGCCGGGTGCACCTGTACGAGAACGGCACTCTCATCGCCTCCGAGCGGGTGCAGGCGGCCAGCCCGGGCGCCCAGGAGGTCGAGTTCGCGATCTCGGGCCGCACCGACGGTGAGTACGTCTACACCGCCGACCTGGTCAACAGCGCCGGCACCACCACGACCGCGCCGCTGACCGTCACCGTGACCGACGCCGCGCCCGGGGTCCCCGTGCTCAGCCACGACAACTGGGACGGCGACGGCTCCTTCACGCTCACCGGCAACCTGTGGTGGGGGACCAACGCCGACCGCTACCGGCTCTACCAGGGTGAGGAACTCCTCGCCGAGGGCGGTCTCGAGGCGGCCACCCCCGGTCACCAGCGGATGACCCACGAGGTCAACGCGCTCGAGCCGGGACGCCACGTCTACCGCGTGGAGTGGATCAATGACGCGGGGTCCACCTCCTCGCGGGAGCTGACCGTGCGCGTGCGCTGACGGGAACTGGCGGCGGGGCACAATGGGCGTCATGCTCCCGACCGAGCGTCGTGCCCAGCTGCTACGGGAGCTGCGTGTGCACGGGGCCGTGCGCACCGAGGAGTTCGCGATGCGGGTCGGCTCCTCCGGGATGACGGTCCGGCGTGATCTCGCCGACCTCGAGCAGGCGGGCCTGCTGCGGCGCGTCCACGGTGGCGCCGAGGCGCCCGGCGAGCCGTCCGCTCCGCGCGGGAGTGCGCCGGTGGCGACGATCGGGATGGTGGTGCCCTCGGCCACGTACTACTTCCCGGACGTGATCCGCGGGGCCCGGGCGGCGGTCGCCGCCGCCGGCAGCCGGATGATCCTCGCCGTCTCGGACTACTCCCAGGCGCGCGAGCGCGAACAGATCGGGCGTCTGCTCGCCCGCGGCGTGGACGGGCTGCTCGTCGCGCCCGCCTCCCACGCCACCGCCGACCCGGAGACCTACGAGCTGCTCGCCGGGGCACCCGCCGCCGTCGTGGTGCTCGAGCGCAGCCTCGAGGCCTCTCCCTGGGAGGGCGAGCTCGACGTGGTCCGCTGCGACCACGACGTCGGCGGTCGGCTGTCGGCCACGCACCTGCTGCAGACCGGCTGCACCCGGCTGCTGGTGGCCACCCGGGCCGGCCCGACGGCACCGCTGGTCCGGGCGGGTGTACGCCGCGTGGTCGAGGAGGCCGGGCTGGGTATGGAGACGGTGACGCTCCCCCCGGCGGATGCCCCCGGGTCGGTGGTGGCCGAGGCGATGGCGGATCTGGTCGGGCGGGCCCGCTCCGGCGCGATCGACGGAGTGGTGGTGGTCCCGGACGAGGTGGCCATCGGCCTGGTGGACCTCGCCGAGGACGCCGGCGTCCGGGTGCCGCAGGACCTGGCCGTGATCGCCTACGACGACGAGGTGGCCGCGCTCTGCGCGACCCCGCTCACGGCCATCGCCCCGCCTCGCCACGACGCCGGGGAGGCCGGTGCCCAGTTGTGCCTGCGCCGGGTGCTCTCCCGGCTGCGCTCCGGCGAGCCCCGGGCCTGGTCGAGCCTGGCGCTCTCGCCGACGTTGCGGGTACGGGCGACGACACGGGGGTAGGGCTCAGGGTTCGGTGTCGTCCGTTCTTCGACGTCGATTGCGAGCGATGGCAACGAAAATGAGCGATGTCGGTGGTCGGGTGCAGGATGTGGTTGTCGGAACGCATCGGAGCAGCGAATCGCGGGGGAGGTGAACCATGGGCACGGAATCGACACCGCTCGACGCGGCTACCGATGATGTGCTCATCCTCGTCCGGCGTGCGCGCACGCAGCTGGCAGAAGCGGCAGTCGGAAGGCATCACGCCGGCGCCCTCGACCATCTCGATGACTCCGCCCGGATAGATCTGCTGCGCGAGCTGGAGCAGCTCGTGGGGGCCGTCAGCGCGACGCAGGCTCGGTTGGCAGCCGACCTGGACGCCTCGGTGCGGGGCGCGCGGGCCGAGCGTGGCGTCCCCGCCGAGGCCCGCGGAGCCGGCGTCGCCGCCCAGGTCGCCCTGGCGCGCCGGGTCTCACCGGTGCGCGGCTCCCAGCTGCTGGGGCTGGGGAAGGTGCTCGTCCACGAGATGCCGCACACGAGGGCCGCCCTGGCGTCGGGCGCGATGAGCGAGTGGCGAGCGACGCTGCTCGCGCGGGAGTCCGCCTGCCTGACCCTGGCGGATCGCAGGGCCTTCGACGTCCGGATGTGCGCGGATCCCGCTCGGTTCGACGGCTGGGGCGATCGCCGGCTTATCGCTGAAGCGCGTGCACTCACCGCCAGGCTGGACCAGGAAGCAGTGGTCCGACGGAACGCCCGGGCAACGGCCGATCGCCGAGTGACGATCCGACCGGTCCCGGACGTGATGACGCAGGTGACGGCACTGCTTCCGGTGGCGCACGGAGTGGCCGTGTACGGGGCGCTCACCCGGCGTGCTGACGAACTCCGCAGCCAGGGCGATGACCGGACCAGGGGCCAGATCATGGCTGACACGCTCGTGGAGCG
Above is a window of Ruania suaedae DNA encoding:
- a CDS encoding HAD family hydrolase, with product MASPSPQTLADLGLPAHVRACLFDLDGVLTRTATLHFAAWKTTFDAILSERGLPEFTEADYAAYVDGRRRYDGVRTFLASRDIHPGEGTPQDPPEAGTVCGIGNRKDADVRRILEERGVETFPGSVAYLEAVRAAGIPAAVVTASANAVAVLTAAGLIDLFDHRIDGVVAAERSLPGKPAPDTFLAGAEALDVSPGAAVVIEDAIAGVQAGRAGEFGYVIGVDRLGHADALAEAGADIVVADLAELMPDRSSLEQPPTAPAASTVEETR
- a CDS encoding BCCT family transporter, producing MTEETRESSGTLDRWARALGLRTNPTIFFVSAGLMVLFLALLLAFPDQTGRVFTAGREWVVTNLGWFFILGVSVWLIFLVGLAVSRFGRMRLGSDDDKPEYRNLSWFAMLFAGGIGTILMFWGVAEPISHFTEPPRADVVPYSPEAAEDAMGFSIFHFGLHTWTIFTLPGLAFAFFVYRYKLPMRVSSVFYPILRDRIYGPIGKTIDIFAILGTLFGVAVSVGLGTQQINAGLAELIGAPDSVLVKVIIIAVLTAVAVTSIVAGLDNGIKRLSNINIGAAVGLMVFVLVTGSTVFLLRQIIESVGIYATSIIPLSFWNDAMAQYTDPEGWGWQASWTVFYWAWTVTWAPFMGIFLARISKGRTIRQFVVGVLVAPTLFTVVWFSIFGWSAMDIDGIGGSGGDLSQLVVGEENIPGAMFEFFANFPAATLVQGLAVVIVAIFFATSSDSASLVVDMLCTGDAGSGPVRQRVFWGVAEGMLAASLIVVAGEAGLTALQEVITVVGLPIFILVFVMAFALFRGVQESAKAERVTEPARAPARPALRRRPK
- a CDS encoding substrate-binding domain-containing protein — encoded protein: MLPTERRAQLLRELRVHGAVRTEEFAMRVGSSGMTVRRDLADLEQAGLLRRVHGGAEAPGEPSAPRGSAPVATIGMVVPSATYYFPDVIRGARAAVAAAGSRMILAVSDYSQAREREQIGRLLARGVDGLLVAPASHATADPETYELLAGAPAAVVVLERSLEASPWEGELDVVRCDHDVGGRLSATHLLQTGCTRLLVATRAGPTAPLVRAGVRRVVEEAGLGMETVTLPPADAPGSVVAEAMADLVGRARSGAIDGVVVVPDEVAIGLVDLAEDAGVRVPQDLAVIAYDDEVAALCATPLTAIAPPRHDAGEAGAQLCLRRVLSRLRSGEPRAWSSLALSPTLRVRATTRG
- a CDS encoding HNH endonuclease; the protein is MGTESTPLDAATDDVLILVRRARTQLAEAAVGRHHAGALDHLDDSARIDLLRELEQLVGAVSATQARLAADLDASVRGARAERGVPAEARGAGVAAQVALARRVSPVRGSQLLGLGKVLVHEMPHTRAALASGAMSEWRATLLARESACLTLADRRAFDVRMCADPARFDGWGDRRLIAEARALTARLDQEAVVRRNARATADRRVTIRPVPDVMTQVTALLPVAHGVAVYGALTRRADELRSQGDDRTRGQIMADTLVERVTGRARAEEVPVGVQIIMTDRALLDGADDPAWVPGHGVVRAQWARELVARAHRHGSVVGNWMLRLFTGPDGSELVAMDSRARRAPSGLARFITARDRTCRTPWCDAPIRHIDHVLDHAAGGPTSADNLQGLCERCNYAKQAPGWSAATVPGHASGGGAHAVRTRTPSGHSYLSRAPQPMGVPPPDAEPDPLQRLREQGYSVDIVRPDPDDPRVWRRAA